The following proteins come from a genomic window of Trifolium pratense cultivar HEN17-A07 linkage group LG4, ARS_RC_1.1, whole genome shotgun sequence:
- the LOC123923027 gene encoding uncharacterized protein LOC123923027: protein MTTLQPTRGKPIMLGPNSNAWCAYHRAKGHDTEMYFRLRDLIEELIRSGHLRKFIDDAAQGRVVVPKVLSQDSKEPSGRVWVLHDEDQTRARIAVNTIAGGFSGGGVSSNARKKYARSVTHEIYLVGNTPSSPVPDISFTTKDGQGVFPHDDDPLVIQVQILNCDVKRVLIDSGSSADVMYWEAFKAMQLAEEQLQPYVGT, encoded by the exons ATGACAACTCTTCAACCAACAAGAGGAAAGCCCATAATGCTGGGACCGAACAGCAACGCTTGGTGTGCCTATCACAGGGCTAAGGGACACGATACGGAGATGTATTTCAGGTTGAGGGATCTCATCGAAGAATTGATTAGGAGTGGTCACCTGCGAAAATTCATTGACGACGCCGCCCAAGGACGAGTTGTCGTGCCCAAGGTACTGAGCCAGGATTCTAAAGAGCCGTCAGGGC gggtttgggtgttacatgaCGAAGACCAAACAAGGGCGAGGATCGCAGTAAACACTATTGCAGGTGGATTTTCGGGAGGAGGCGTCTCCAGCAACGCTAGGAAAAAGTATGCTAGAAGCGTAACTCATGAAATCTATCTAGTGGGGAATACACCCTCTTCGCCAGTACCAGACATATCATTCACAACTAAGGATGGTCAAGGAGTATTCCCACATGATGATGATCCTTTGGTCATTCAAGTGCAAATTCTGAATTGTGATGTGAAAAGGGTCTTGATCGATTCCGGCAGTTCGGCGGATGTTATGTATTGGGAAGCTTTCAAAGCAATGCAGTTGGCTGAGGAGCAGTTACAGCCGTACGTGGGAACCTAA